A window of the Rhodoferax sp. GW822-FHT02A01 genome harbors these coding sequences:
- a CDS encoding cupin domain-containing protein, which yields MRIFIALSLLGLIAFDALAQSSDPPSAFLLKEMQEDRTEVRMVTSQFAPNTASPWHIHPAAVAIYVETGTGVWEIEGKPPKTVSAGQGLLEPANRRSRVMNKHATQVLKLISFQVSDPARPFSIQYK from the coding sequence ATGCGAATTTTTATTGCTCTGAGTCTTCTGGGTCTGATTGCGTTTGACGCGCTGGCACAGTCGTCCGATCCGCCGTCGGCATTTCTGTTGAAGGAGATGCAGGAGGACCGGACAGAAGTGCGCATGGTCACTTCGCAGTTCGCACCCAACACCGCGAGTCCCTGGCATATCCACCCTGCGGCCGTGGCTATCTATGTTGAAACGGGAACCGGTGTCTGGGAGATTGAAGGAAAGCCACCGAAGACCGTCTCGGCCGGGCAGGGTTTGTTGGAGCCTGCGAACCGGAGGTCCCGAGTGATGAACAAACATGCCACACAGGTACTCAAGCTGATAAGCTTTCAGGTCTCCGATCCGGCTCGACCTTTTTCCATTCAATACAAATAG